A stretch of the Phaeodactylum tricornutum CCAP 1055/1 chromosome 15, whole genome shotgun sequence genome encodes the following:
- a CDS encoding predicted protein, with product MAYRRFCLTNGTADVDSTGGSRSRFVWNYGSKYVDPTPKLRSNPTVFTLPALPYRPSAISSVPMSTSAHFKLSDFPHKVLDPIATLTVPPTYATIKHAQRQLMTNAAAIPTLNGGGAHGHMALTLTALAYADISDVPFVIPVAPPANPPPGATQPQITENNRVHQRDADIYNLYVAVNNALRQQLLDAIPRIYVRALAHPMFEFSNVTCLDLLSHLWTKYGTIKPAELQKNFQSMFTPWNTTEPIESVFLQLDEAIAFSVDGNDPISEAAAVRAGYEVIAHSGLLLLDCKEWRKLPLASHTLANFQQHFSLADDDRRLTATTGSLGYANVLAATPSLTPATVSDTLSLPFSALSVSQTSVSSPDMTYCWTHGTSKNRRHTSATCKNKAPGHRDDATATNTLGGSTKERGTATPMVNSSNTDYLNHITSLNSSVAPSPPSSHTSAIADTGCTGHYITVNCPHTHKLPARPSLAVRVPNGAVLRSSHIATLALPGFSPSACQAHIFPGLTSHPLISIGQLCDDGCTATFSATRLEIHRDTTLLLSGTRAPTTGLWHLDLTPAKPPATAHALVPNTPLADRIAFVHASLFSPAISTWCQALDSGHLATFPELSSRQVRKYPPRSPAMVKGHLDQQRANLRSTKLPPVGSPITTAPPAAAVPDLDPPDAHPVTRTHHVFAAHQRVTGQIYTDQPGRFLTPSSSGHNDMLVLYDYDSNAIHVELMKNKSGPEILAAYKRAHALFTQRGLRPQLQRLDNEASAALQSFMTSEHVDFQLAPPHLHRRNAAERAIRTFKNHFIAGLCTTNPDFPLHLWDRLLPQALITLNLLRRSRINPKLSAHAQLHGAFDYNRTPLAPPGTRVLVHVKPSVRETWAPHAVEGWYLGPALHHYRCHRVWVTETRAERVADTLSWFPTRIPMPAASSTDRALAAARDLVHALQNPSPSSPFAPLDATQHQALTDLATLFATVATPTDDPPAPATPLAQVRFAVPLVTAEHAPALPRVPIPAPALPRAVAAAKHANNRQPQP from the exons ATGGCATATCGTCGCTTTTGTCTTACCAATGGCACAGCAGACGTCGACTCGACTGGCGGATCTCGGTCCCGTTTCGTTTGGAACTACGGAAGCAAATatgttgatccaactccta aactacgaagcaaccccaccgtctttacgctcccagccctgccctaccgccCATCCGCCATCTCTTCGGTCCCGATGTCGACCTCTGCTCACTTCAAACTgagcgactttcctcacaaagtcctgGATCCGATTGCCACCCTCACCGTCCCACCGACTTACGCGACCATCAAACATGCCCAACGTCAGCTCATGACCAACGCAGCCGCCATCCCCACGCTCAACGGTGGCGGCGCCCACGGCCACATGGCCTTAACCCTCACCGCTCTCGCGTACGCCGACATCAGCGACGTCCCGTTCGTCATTCCCGTCGCTCCCCCTGCCAATCCGCCCCCCGGCGCCACGCAACCCCAAATCACCGAGAATAACCGCGTTCACCAACGCGACGCTGACATTTACAACCTTTATGTCGCTGTTAACAACGCTCTCCGCCAACAGCTTCTCGATGCGATTCCCCGCATCTACGTACGCGCCCTCGCGCATCCCATGTTCGAGTTCAGCAACGTCACGTGCCTTGACTTGCTTTCGCACCTCTGGACCAAATACGGTACAATCAAGCCCGCTGAGCtccagaaaaatttccagtcaATGTTCACCCCGTGGAATACAACAGAACCGATTGAATCCGTTTTTCTCCAGCTCGACGAGGCCATCGCCTTCTCCGTCGACGGTAACGACCCCATCTCCGAAGCTGCCGCCGTACGAGCCGGCTATGAAGTCATCGCGCACTCTGGCCTGCTCCTCCTCGACTgcaaagaatggcgcaaATTACCCCTTGCTTCTCACACCCTTGCCAACTTTCAGCAGCACTTTTCccttgccgacgacgaccggCGCCTTACGGCCACCACTGGTTCCCTCGGCTATGCCAACGTTCTCGCTGCAACCCCCTCTCTGACTCCAGCCACGGTTTCCGACACCCTCAGCCTTCCCTTCTCCGCGCTCTCTGTGTCACAGACTTCCGTCTCCTCTCCGGATATGAcctattgctggacccatggGACCAGCAAGAACCGACGCCATACGAGCGCCAcgtgcaagaacaaggcccctggccatcgcgacgacgcgaccgccaccaacactctCGGCGGATCCACCAAG gaaagagggacggctacgccgATGGTTAACTCTAGTAATACCGATTATttaaatcatattactagTCTTAATTCATCTGTAGccccctccccgcctagtTCCCATACctcggccattgccgacaccgGTTGCACCGGCCATTACATCACCGTCAACTGCCCCCACACCCACAAACTTCCTGCACGCCCcagccttgccgtccgtgtCCCTAACGGCGCCGTCCTCCGCTCAAGCCACATTGCCACCCTGGCCCTCCCTGGCTTCTCCCCTTCTGCTTGCCAGGCCCACATCTTCCCCGGGCTTACCTCGCACCCACTCATTTCGATTGGACAACTTTGTGACGACGGCTGCACTGCCACTTTCTCAGCCACTCGCCTCGAGATCCACCGCGACACTACACTACTCCTCTCCGGCACTCGTGCACCCACTACCGGCCTCTGGCACCTTGATCTTACCCCTGCCAAGCCTCCTGCCACAGCCCACGCTCTAGTTCCCAACACTCCCCTCGCTGACCGCATCGCTTTTGTTCATGCCTCGCTCTTCTCCCCGGCGATCTCCACATGGTGCCAGGCCCTCGACTCCGGCCATCTTGCAACCTTTCCTGAACTTTCCTCCCGCCAGGTCCGCAAGTATCCACCTCGTTCccccgccatggtcaagggCCACCTCGACCAACAACGCGCAAACCTTCGATCCACCAAGCTTCCCCCTGTCGGTTCCCCCATCACGACGGCACCCCCTGCCGCCGCTGTGCCCGACCTTGACCCTCCCGACGCCCACCCCGTCACACGCACGCACCATGTCTTTGCTGCTCACCAGCGCGTCACCGGCCAAATATACACGGACCAACCTGGCCGTTTCCTCACTCCTTCAAGTTCAGGCCACAACGACATGCTTGTTCTTTATGATTACGACAGCAACGCTATCCACgtcgaactcatgaagaacaagtccggcCCCGAGATTCTGGCCGCTTATAAACGCGCTCATGCTCTTTTCACCCAGCGAGGCCTCCGTCCCCAACTCCAGCGGcttgacaacgaagcctctgcCGCCCTCCAGTCCTTCATGACCTCAGAGCACGTTGACTTTCAGCTGGCACCCCCCCATCtacaccgtcgtaatgcAGCCGAACGGGCCATCCGCACCTTCAAGAACCACTTTATCGCTGGCCTATGCACCActaacccggattttccATTGCACCTTtgggaccgcctcctcccACAGGCCCTTATCACcctcaatcttcttcgtcgctcccgcatcaatCCTAAGCTGTCCGCCCACGCCCAGCTTCATGGTGCTTTCGACTACAACCGCACCCCGCTTGCTCCACCTGGCACTCGCGTCTTAGTTCATGTCAAGCCGTCCGTCCGCGAAACTTGGGCCCCCCATGCTGTTGAAGGTTGGTACCTTGGCCCCGCCCTGCACCATTACCGTTGCCACCGCGTCTGGGTCACAGAAACACGTGCCGAACGCGTTGCTGACACCCTTTCCTGGTTCCCGACCCGCATTCCCATGCCCGcagcttcgtccaccgaccgcgccctggccgccgcccgcGACCTAGTCCATGCCCTCCAGAATCCTTCCCCTTCGTCTCCGTTCGCCCCCCTCGATGCCACCCAGCACCAGGCACTCACAGATCTTGCCACCCTCTTTGCCACCGTGGCCACCCCGACCGACGATCCCCCTGCCCCCGCAACTCCCCTTGCTCAGgtccgttttgccgttcctcttgtCACGGCCGAACATGCCCcggcacttccgagggtgcccattccggccccagcacttccgagg gccgtcgccgccgcaaagcacgcaaacaaccggcaaccccaaccctag
- a CDS encoding predicted protein: protein MKVVTASFLLFTFAAFLVGTHGKYDNESHKLILIRGRRGFRHRTGSWLAASPANQRRCGAKNLYTRRPVHPKTSTPGCPVDSPTSAPTPPPIETATNSPEGSPTAALQETDYGPYPAGPYISVQQNSERITLPEPATVLLSIASNTACPHTGADIVYWDDASTWGASGIPDTANQDVAVPSGSRVVIRSTIPVVLGVVTVPAGSNLIIGSDVNGIDIHVAGMEVAGRLLVGSETCRLANPVTITLHGSRPRDAVTNVPSDSYKGIHVTGVLSLHGKRYFHTWSRLAKTAEAGLSVLMLQNPVNWEAGQEVVIVTSAIKDSIEYHQNEVRTVRAVHTSPPSGVGAIVYLTEPVDYSHIANSNYQVEVGLLTRTVKVQGSESDSEPTDPNPLSCTHLLGSPFAEVDEDVEGVELYCMGQTNLLGRYPIHFHMLGDFPDCYVKDSSIHRSYYRCVSLHGTHYTTTTENVAYDVCGYCYYLEDGVEQFNTLSYNLAAHIHSIGPVPWGGGQTTDIFQQSTTLTLPADVTASGFYITNIHNHIIGNAASGGWAGFAFPNLAEAIGAHQGNEAFRPATVTGLTLDGNTVHSTGWWWNHAGAFYFGGSLYYNGDKLEYNPGRSFSFERDDCHTCKNLWSGQMEVIGFESHDNSLAIEALSSGLWINHLLAVCRTGKSLGLPEGATNNRPLEGSGFFWYDTGQEHIITQSTFRNCGFRSDNYNQYNSSATRGCDDSDMSKACYSESSMFGFLTHSDEFTPKIMQGTRDITFDNCGRRFKFTINKLETVSGQGQNWLDMDGSVSGLNDPTIIASGLELAKDWWGVDNQVVYEPQAPLSTYCRNDGSGLNCSPVGYMRHLGHKFSPTLNAAVNNGLPVTANPDVVSMIGGFGWLLTLNRGAPRQLVLWDLEVDPGSVLLLSIPYPAGTTFNI from the exons ATGAAGGTCGTGACCGCCTCCTTCCTTCTGTTCACCTTTGCGGCGTTCTTGGTCGGCACGCACGGAAAATATGATAACGAGAGTCACAAACTCATTTTGATCCGAGGACGCCGCGGCTTTCGTCACCGAACCGGCTCCTGGCTCGCCGCCAGCCCCGCAAATCAAAGAAGGTGCGGTGCCAAAAATCTGTACACCCGAAGACCAGTACACCCGAAGACCAGTACACC TGGCTGTCCCGTTGACTCACCAACGTCGGCCCCAACACCTCCTCCCATTGAGACTGCGACAAACTCTCCAGAAGGATCTCCAACCGCGGCTCTACAAGAAACTGACTACGGTCCGTATCCGGCCGGTCCTTACATTTCGGTACAACAAAACTCGGAGCGCATCACTTTGCCTGAACCCGCTACAGTATTGCTTTCAATCGCCTCAAATACAGCTTGCCCTCATACAGGTGCTGACATTGTCTACTGGGACGATGCCAGTACATGGGGCGCTTCCGGAATACCCGACACGGCGAACCAAGACGTTGCAGTACCCAGCGGAAGTCGTGTGGTGATTCGTTCAACAATTCCTGTGGTACTTGGTGTAGTTACAGTACCTGCTGGCAGCAATCTCATTATTGGTTCCGATGTGAATGGTATTGACATACACGTCGCTGGCATGGAGGTTGCGGGACGTCTCCTTGTCGGGTCCGAGACCTGCCGCCTTGCCAACCCCGTTACCATCACTCTTCATGGTAGCCGACCGCGGGACGCCGTCACCAACGTACCATCGGATTCCTACAAGGGTATCCACGTTACAGGTGTGCTAAGCCTGCACGGGAAGCGCTACTTCCATACTTGGTCTCGATTGGCCAAGACTGCGGAAGCAGGATTGTCTGTATTGATGCTACAGAATCCCGTCAACTGGGAAGCTGGTCAAGAAGTTGTTATTGTGACGTCCGCCATCAAGGATTCCATCGAATATCACCAGAATGAAGTCCGCACGGTGCGAGCCGTGCACACCAGCCCGCCCAGTGGTGTGGGAGCAATTGTGTATTTGACCGAGCCCGTGGACTACAGCCACATTGCGAACAGCAACTACCAGGTGGAAGTCGGTTTGTTGACTCGCACAGTCAAAGTCCAAGGCTCCGAATCTGATTCCGAGCCGACGGATCCCAATCCCCTTTCTTGCAC TCATTTACTGGGCAGCCCT TTCGCGGAGGTAGACGAGGACGTCGAAGGCGTGGAGCTCTATTGCATGGGACAGACCAACTTACTGGGCCGCTACCCTATCCACTTTCATATGCTAGGAGACTTCCCAGACTGTTACGTCAAGGACTCGTCAATTCATCGGTCCTACTACCGTTGCGTCTCTCTTCATGGCACGCACTATACAACCACAACGGAGAATGTTGCCTACGATGTTTGCGGATACTGCTACTATTTAGAAGACGGCGTTGAGCAGTTCAACACACTGTCCTACAACCTGGCCGCGCATATTCATAGCATTGGCCCGGTACCATGGGGTGGTGGCCAAACGACCGACATCTTCCAGCAGAGCACCACACTAACACTTCCGGCGGACGTGACGGCATCTGGATTTTATATTACCAACATTCACAATCATATCATTGGTAACGCCGCATCTGGGGGCTGGGCCGGCTTTGCATTCCCGAATCTCGCCGAGGCTATTGGCGCTCACCAAGGAAACGAAGCCTTTCGGCCTGCTACGGTGACAGGCTTGACTCTAGACGGCAACACAGTGCATTCTACTGGCTGGTGGTGGAACCATGCTGGCGCTTTCTACTTTGGTGGCTCTCTTTATTACAACGGTGATAAGTTGGAGTACAATCCTGGTCGAAGTTTCTCTTTTGAGCGTGACGATTGTCATACGTGCAAG AACTTGTGGTCCGGACAAATGGAAGTGATCGGTTTTGAGTCTCATGATAACAGTCTAGCCATAGAGGCGCTCTCTAGCGGCTTGTGGATCAACCATTTGCTGGCTGTGTGCCGCACAGGCAAATCACTTGGACTACCGGAAGGTGCCACAAACAACCGACCCCTCGAAGGGAGCGGCTTCTTTTGGTACGATACGGGCCAGGAGCACATCATCACACAGTCTACTTTTCGCAATTGTGGCTTTCGCTCGGACAATTACAATCAGTACAACTCTAGCGCCACTCGAGGATGCGACGACAGCGACATGTCTAAAGCATGCTACAGCGAGTCGTCGATGTTTGGCTTTCTGACCCATTCGGACGAGTTCACGCCAAAAATTATGCAGGGGACTCGCGATATTACATTCGATAACTGTGGCCGTCGCTTCAAGTTTACAATAAACAAGCTGGAGACCGTATCTGGACAAGGTCAGAACTGGTTGGATATGGATGGGAGCGTTTCGGGCCTGAATGACCCAACTATCATTGCATCCGGTCTTGAGCTAGCGAAGGACTGGTGGGGCGTTGACAATCAAG TTGTATACGAGCCACAGGCACCTCTCAG CACATACTGCCGCAATGATGGATCCGGTCTCAATTGTAGCCCTGTTGGTTACATGCGGCATCTCGGTCATAAGTTTAGTCCAACCCTGAACGCTGCGGTGAACAATGGTCTCCCGGTTACAGCCAACCCTGATGTGGTTAGTATGATTGGTGGCTTCGGCTGGCTTCTGACCTTGAATCGTGGCGCGCCTCGACAGCTTGTCTTGTGGGACTTGGAAGTTGATCCTGGAAGTGTGCTTCTACTGAGTATCCCGTATCCAGCCGGCACAACATTCAACATTTGA
- a CDS encoding predicted protein, giving the protein MTFLIKLPRLFLHHERDITFGANAFLLIPFLVTTGSYSLAHRSILCDFKTSGLREEYGQFASVATSIFPLSMSSNGHTAMVNFPIVKTAARQDTSSTATSTCATTADSNLSSGDVSCLTDAELAIEAERLFRDDQLLAGARLLRRVQDANLITDELRHFLELATISERIRKDLTEPTSEGWTKQGESHGNRDFTTYYKIEDGGKLKCRIESVIESSLYVPFLAVMNETELYDTWVPKWRFPFKLGISRSKKLAQRARLDQVVQLTVDLPWPMNKREIVFWGFAEEDGMANRNVGAKLQSVGEGFDNGLVPSVDRGVVRMDFEADFLFRPCPEDHSALDKTEGKYPEGESKILLTFVMYCDPKVSFVPHSFMNFCTRTAVGTVWRMILHVAEQVRAGERPVHAEVIAHKRDFYDWVEERSAYITGDYGPPPKVHS; this is encoded by the exons ATGACATTTCTAATCAAGTTGCCCAGACTTTTTCTGCACCACGAACGAGACATAACGTTTGGAGCCAACGCGTTTCTCTTGATCCCCTTTCTCGTTACGACGGGGTCCTACAGTTTGGCCCACCGCTCAATTCTCTGCGATTTCAAGACTTCTGGGTTACGCGAAGAGTACGGGCAATTTGCTTCGGTCGCTACGTCCATTTTTCCACTCTCCATGAG CTCCAACGGACACACAGCGATGGTGAACTTTCCAATTGTCAAGACCGCGGCACGGCAAGACACGTCTTCGACAGCTACCAGTACCTGTGCAACTACCGCCGACAGCAACTTGAGTAGTGGCGATGTTTCGTGCTTGACCGACGCCGAACTCGCTATTGAAGCGGAGCGCCTGTTTCGCGACGATCAGCTGTTGGCCGGTGCCCGTCTGTTGCGTCGCGTGCAGGATGCCAATCTCATCACGGACGAGCTTCGCCATTTTCTCGAACTGGCCACCATCAGTGAAAGGATTCGCAAAGATCTGACCGAGCCCACATCGGAAGGCTGGACCAAGCAAGGGGAATCGCACGGCAACCGCGACTTTACCACGTACTACAAAATCGAAGACGGTGGCAAGCTGAAGTGTCGTATTGAGTCGGTCATTGAATCATCTCTGTACGTTCCTTTCCTGGCGGTCATGAACGAAACGGAGTTGTACGATACCTGGGTGCCAAAGTGGAGATTTCCTTTCAAGCTTGGCATCAGTCGTTCGAAAAAGCTGGCTCAGAGAGCTCGGCTCGACCAAGTGGTGCAGCTCACTGTCGACCTACCGTGGCCCATGAACAAGCGTGAGATTGTTTTTTGGGGGTTCGCCGAAGAAGATGGGATGGCGAATCGTAACGTAGGAGCCAAGCTGCAGTCCGTAGGCGAGGGGTTTGACAATGGTCTGGTACCGTCCGTAGATCGCGGCGTAGTCCGTATGGATTTCGAAGCCGACTTTCTGTTCCGACCATGTCCGGAAGATCACTCTGCTCTGGATAAAACCGAAGGAAAGTACCCCGAGGGAGAAAGTAAGATCCTCTTGACGTTTGTCATGTACTGTGACCCCAAAGTCAGCTTTGTGCCGCATTCCTTTATGAACTTCTGCACTCGTACAGCCGTCGGGACTGTTTGGCGAATGATCTTGCACGTAGCCGAACAAGTCCGCGCAGGGGAGCGCCCGGTCCACGCCGAAGTGATTGCCCACAAACGAGACTTTTACGATTGGGTAGAGGAACGATCAGCTTACATTACTGGTGACTATGGCCCCCCACCCAAAGTCCACTCTTAA
- a CDS encoding predicted protein has protein sequence MKSYLNSYLATAVLPLSALCLYATDMPNLPSVEGFHDSRRLANTCKDFIDASTTVFTLLYGTNFSCTCENTDSLFDLFCSSTEKVCCEDVCNTIEAELGYNITSVDNVEGLFEGTCVLSYSDNILRDTTCVDGKICEGGASTCACNAQLNGINCSSCTSCESFSSNAIYSVAANCSNVPDLAITLSRNILPATCDATDELFVSRCGISSGLDGDHPHFLCLVMFLAIVGVATFLFV, from the exons ATGAAGTCATACCTGAACTCATACTTGGCAACAGCTGTACTTCCCCTCTCGGCCTTATGCCTATACGCAACAGATATGCCGAATCTTCCG TCTGTGGAAGGTTTCCATGATAGTCGACGTCTGGCGAATACCTGCAAAGACTTCATTGACGCGTCTACAACTGTTTTCACGCTGCTATACGGAACGAACTTTTCCTGCACGTGTGAAAATACAGATTCGTTGTTTGACCTCTTTTGCAGCTCGACAGAAAAGGTGTGTTGCGAAGACGTTTGCAACACTATTGAAGCAGAGTTGGGCTACAATATCACAAGCGTTGACAATGTCGAAGGACTCTTTGAAGGAACCTGTGTTCTGTCATACAGTGACAATATTCTCCGTGATACCACGTGCGTTGATGGGAAAATATGCGAAGGCGGTGCTTCCACTTGCGCTTGCAATGCTCAGCTCAACGGCATTAACTGCTCTAGCTGCACAAGTTGCGAatcattttcttccaatgCTATTTACAGCGTCGCTGCCAATTGCTCCAATGTTCCTGACTTGGCAATCACACTCTCGCGCAATATTTTGCCAGCAACCTGCGACGCAACTGACGAGCTGTTTGTAAGCCGCTGCGGTATCTCTTCGGGTCTAGATGGTGACCACCCccattttctttgtttggtgATGTTTCTCGCCATCGTCGGAGTAGcaactttccttttcgtgtAG
- a CDS encoding predicted protein, whose protein sequence is MAAVASTMNDNGLWLPGATTKEDKIERWWEVNRKHDPPLNRGATPLIERCMRVQGWNESFAKRTLRGYRQFMELKSVMNDWEETKLSAPIAIQQMWEQHILDNLNYTDDCFLLFGRVIGHDPDAILNDRATLDRIKTTKIAFQARYGGDLDPEVWDFGHSDLEGMTLDGDDLGGTPQQMARGRLPVANIDRGASLSPRARSIVVSTDEADLTGPMTEQIRVESVRSRSPTNRTRSLSKTPKSPKSPTGNDPITIFLRDTNSGEETYFSLRYRSTLRIVFTVFAERKGLSQENLKFSFNGQSLTGYETPYSLGLEDRARIDVLIGQRRT, encoded by the coding sequence ATGGCAGCTGTAGCGTCGACGATGAACGACAACGGTCTATGGCTCCCCGGTGCAACCACCAAGGAAGATAAGATTGAAAGATGGTGGGAGGTGAACCGCAAACATGACCCTCCTCTTAATCGCGGTGCCACTCCATTGATCGAACGCTGCATGCGAGTCCAAGGGTGGAACGAGTCTTTCGCCAAACGAACTTTGCGAGGCTACCGCCAATTTATGGAGCTCAAGTCTGTCATGAACGATTGGGAAGAAACAAAGCTATCGGCTCCCATTGCCATTCAGCAGATGTGGGAACAACACATTCTCGACAATCTCAACTATACCGATGAttgctttttgcttttcggtCGTGTGATTGGTCATGACCCCGATGCTATTTTAAACGATAGGGCCACTCTTGATCGCATCAAAACTACAAAGATTGCCTTCCAGGCGCGCTATGGCGGGGATCTCGACCCGGAAGTCTGGGACTTTGGTCACTCTGATTTGGAGGGAATGACACTGGACGGAGACGACCTAGGTGGAACTCCGCAGCAAATGGCGCGTGGGAGGCTTCCAGTTGCAAACATTGATCGCGGGGCCTCGTTGTCGCCCCGTGCTCGTTCCATTGTGGTATCTACGGACGAAGCAGATCTTACAGGTCCCATGACGGAACAAATCCGAGTAGAGTCAGTACGCTCTAGATCTCCCACGAATCGAACGCGCTCTTTATCAAAGACTCCCAAATCACCCAAATCCCCGACTGGCAACGACCCAATTACGATCTTTCTCCGTGACACTAATTCTGGCGAAGAAACTTACTTCTCACTCCGCTACCGCAGCACCCTCCGAATCGTCTTTACCGTGTTTGCCGAGCGCAAGGGACTCAGTCAAGAGAATCTCAAGTTTTCCTTCAATGGTCAATCGCTGACGGGATACGAAACACCTTACAGCCTTGGCTTAGAAGATCGTGCCCGCATTGatgttttgattggtcaaCGAAGGACATGA
- a CDS encoding predicted protein — translation MTHLIEMQLMVASMACAKVLAFSSFPVPPISLGKNDQIDSRTQVHAWSFLVSATDNLRSLNWYDDVGNPCRRKELYNDEPFEFIFAIGQDWPNNVDVLVDAAPTLSLASRGRSFLSKTTKFACRVLGRPPSVSKIRREDNLPIHY, via the exons ATGACACACCTCATTGAGATGCAGCTAATGGTAGCCTCTATGGCCTGTGCGAAAGTGCTGGCGTTTTCTTCGTTCCCGGTTCCGCCCATTTCTCTCGGCAAAAACGATCAGATCGATAGTCGCACGCAGGTGCATGCTTGGTCTTTTCTGGTCTCGGCAACTGATAATTTACGTTCGCTGAACTGGTATGACGATGTTGGCAATCCATGCCGGCGAAAGGAATTGTACAATGA tgaacctTTTGAATTCATCTTTGCGATTGGACAAGACTGGCCAAATAATGTCGACGTACTGGTAGACGCAGCCCCCACCTTGTCGCTTGCTTCGCGTGGGCGGTCCTTTTTGTCCAAGACTACAAAATTCGCATGTCGCGTCCTGGGTCGCCCTCCTTCTGTTTCAAAAATCCGGCGAGAAGATAACCTTCCAATACACTATTAG
- a CDS encoding predicted protein, whose product MSSNLNEVQNATVGMTVGVIEVVILQPFNYAKNMVQQAQPISLSPAKWYRGVGANMVNMGSCTMIQFAVGGKLKNLVLNGDTRNLSLAEEMSCGIGAGTVSALVGSPLELIMIQQQRKGGNTLSTIKNIAANPVNISRGFVGAAVREALWTCGYLSIPPVVRRTLMESYPEQFPDKNKARVPAALLGGLFACYMTHPFDTIKTCMQGDIERTAYGTFTQTASKIWGDSSLPGFYRGATFRYGRMVCAVFIMDYMKDFMGQLMYPEAFK is encoded by the exons ATGTCTTCGAATTTGAATGAAGTTCAGAATGCTACTGTCGGTATGACGGTTGGCGTTATCGAG GTTGTCATATTGCAACCCTTCAATTACGCTAAAAACATGGTCCAACAAGCGCAACCCATTTCCTTGTCGCCGGCGAAATGGTACCGCGGCGTAGGCGCTAACATGGTGAATATGGGAAGCTGCACCATGATTCAGTTTGCCGTTGGCGGAAAGCTAAAGAATCTTGTACTCAATGGTGATACGCGCAATCTCTCCCTGGCGGAAGAAATGTCCTGCGGTATTGGTGCAGGGACGGTATCCGCCTTGGTCGGTAGTCCACTCGAACTGATCATGATTCAACAACAGCGCAAAGGAGGTAACACGCTATCGACGATCAAGAATATTGCGGCGAACCCGGTCAACATTTCGCGTGGTTTCGTCGGCGCTGCTGTCCGAGAAGCCTTGTGGACCTGTGGCTACCTTAGTATCCCTCCTGTCGTTCGTCGGACTCTTATGGAAAGTTATCCGGAACAGTTTCCGGACAAAAATAAAGCACGCGTTCCGGCCGCATTATTGGGTGGCCTGTTTGCCTGCTACATGACGCATCCGTTCGACACCATTAAAACGTGCATGCAGGGTGATATTGAACGCACTGCCTACGGTACGTTTACCCAAACGGCCAGTAAAATTTGGGGAGACTCATCGTTACCGGGCTTTTATCGTGGTGCCACCTTTCGGTACGGACGAATGGTGTGTGCTGTCTTCATCATGGACTATATGAAAGATTTTATGGGCCAGCTCATGTATCCGGAAGCCTTCAAGTAG